In Fusobacterium sp. DD2, the genomic stretch CAGTAGGAAGACTTGACTATAATACAACAGGGCTTATTATACTTACAAATGATGGAGAGCTATTTAATAAGGTAATTCATCCAAGAGCTGAGCTCTATAAACAGTATTATGTTAAGGTTTTAGGAGAAATAAAAGATAGTTCTTTGGAAATGTTAAGAAATGGAGTAAAATTAGAAGACGGAATGACACTTCCAGCTATTGTTAAGTTGATTAAAAGAGAAAAAGGAAAATCAGAAGTTGAGATATCAATAAGAGAGGGTAGAAATCGTCAAGTTAGAAGAATGTTTGACAGTGTAAATCACCCAGTAATAACTCTTAAAAGAGAAAAAATAGGAAAAATATCTATTGGTAAGCTAAGACTTGGAGAATATAGAGAGCTTACAAAAGAGGAAATAAATTACTTATATTCATTATAAATTAAATTTTTAGGAGGGAAAAATGGCTTTAACAAAAGAAGAGGTTTTAAATGTAGCAAAACTTGCTAGACTAAAATTTAAACCAGAAGAAATTGAAAAGTTCCAATTGGAGTTGAATGATATTCTTGGATATATTGATATGCTAAATGAAGTTGATACAGAAGAAAAAGCTGCATTGGTTCAAGTAAATGGAGGAACAAATAACCTTAGAGAAGATACAGTAAGAGAATCTTTAAGTGTTGAAAAAGCATTGTCAAATGCACCTGAATCTGGAGACGGAGCATTTATTGTACCAAAGGTTGTAGGAGAATAGAAATAATATCAAGGAGGATTTTTCTAAATGGAAAACTTATATAAATTAACTGCCTCTGAAATTAAGAATAAAATTTCAAAGGGAGAAGTAAAAGTTGAAGATGTAGTAAGAAAAACTTTTGAAAGAATAGAAAAAATTGATGGTAAAGTTGGAAGTTTCGTACATCTTAGAAAAGAAAAAGCATTAGAAGAAGCAAAAAAATTAGATGAGAGAATTGCAAAGGGTGAAAAAGTTGGAGCTCTTGCAGGTGTACCTATTGCTATAAAAGATAATATGGTATCTGACGGAGATAAAATAACAGCTTGCTCTAAAATATTAGGAAATTATACAGCTATCTATGATGCAACAGCAGTAAAAAAATTAAAAGAAGCTGATGCAATAATTATAGGAATCACAAATATGGATGAATTTGCCATGGGAAGTACAACTAAAACATCTGCACATCATCTTACAAAGAACCCTTGGGATAGTGAAAGAGTACCAGGTGGAAGTAGTGGAGGAGCAGCAGCTTCAATAGCTTCTCAGGAAGTATATATCTCTTTAGGTTCTGATACTGGCGGAAGTATAAGACAACCAGCATCATTTTGTGGTGTAGTAGGATTAAAACCAACTTACGGTAGAGTATCAAGATTTGGACTTATAGCTTTTGCATCATCTCTTGACCAAATTGGACCACTTGCAAAATCTGTTGAAGATATTGCTTTATGTTTAAATGTAATTTCAGGTAGTGATGAGTATGATGCTACTGTTTCATCACTTGAAGTACCAGATTATACTCAATATTTAAATCAGGATATAAAAGGAATGAAAATTGGAGTTCCTAAAGAGTATTTTATAGATGGAATTAATCCTGGTGTAAAAAAAGTTGTAGAAGAATCACTTGAAAAATTTAAAGAGTTAGGTGCAGAGATTGTAGAAGTATCACTTCCACATACTAAATATGCAGTACCTACTTACTATGTTATAGCTCCTGCAGAGGCAAGTTCTAACCTTGCAAGATTTGATGGAGTAAGATATGGTTACAGAAGTGAAGATGTAAAAAATGTAGATGATCTATACATTAACTCTAGAAGCGAAGGTTTCGGAGATGAAGTAAAAAGAAGAATAATGATAGGAACTTATGTATTAAGTGCAGGTTTCTATGACGCATACTTTAAAAAAGCTCAAAAAGTTAGAGCTATGATAAAAGAGGATTTTGATAAGGTCTTTGAAGATGTTGATATTATATTAACACCAGTATGTCCAAATATTGCATTTACATTAAATGATAAGAAAACTCCAATAGAGTTATACTTAGAAGATATATTCACTATTTCAGCAAACCTTGCAGGAATACCTGGATTATCAATTCCAGCAGGAAAAAGTCAAGGAATGCCAGTTGGAATTCAACTATTAGGAAGAGCTTTTGGAGAGGGAGATCTTTTAAAAGCTGGAAGTGCATTTGAAAAAATAAGAGGGGAATGGAAACTTCCTGAATTAGACTAAGAGAAAAGGAGAACGAAAATGAGAGAATGGGAATCAGTAATAGGGCTTGAAGTACACCTTCAATTAAAAACTGGAACTAAAGTTTGGTGTGGATGTAGCGCTGACTATGATAACGCTGATGGAAATACACATACTTGTCCTATCTGCTTAGGGCATCCAGGAGCATTACCTAAATTAAATAAAAAAGTAGTGGAGTATGCTGTTAAAGCAGCACTTGCACTTAACTGTAAAATAAATAACGAGAGTAGCTTTGATAGAAAGAACTATTTTTATCCAGATACTCCGAAAAACTATCAAATAACACAATTTGATAAATCATATGCAGAAAAAGGGTTCTTAGAATTTAAATTAAATTCTGGAAGAATGGTAAAAGTTGGAATTACTAAAATCCAAATAGAGGAAGACGCAGCTAAATCAATTCACGCTGAGCATGAATCATTAATTAACTTCAACAGAGCTTCTATACCTCTAATTGAGATAATATCTGAGCCAGATATGAGAAGTTCAGAAGAAGCTTATGAATACTTAAATACACTAAAAACTGTAATTAAATATACAGGAGTAAGTGACGTATCAATGGAACTTGGATCACTTAGATGTGATGCTAACATCTCTGTAATGGAAAAAGGATCAAAAGTATTTGGTACAAGAGTTGAAGTTAAGAACCTTAACTCATTTAAAGCAGTAGCAAGAGCTATTGATTATGAAATAGGAAGACAGATAGAAACC encodes the following:
- the gatC gene encoding Asp-tRNA(Asn)/Glu-tRNA(Gln) amidotransferase subunit GatC; translation: MALTKEEVLNVAKLARLKFKPEEIEKFQLELNDILGYIDMLNEVDTEEKAALVQVNGGTNNLREDTVRESLSVEKALSNAPESGDGAFIVPKVVGE
- a CDS encoding pseudouridine synthase, whose translation is MRINKYLASLGIGSRRAIDKMIDDRRIRVNGEVISAGVKVTDDDLIEIDGKKISKEAEKKVYYLLNKPLEVLSSAKDDRGRKTVVDLIRCKERIFPVGRLDYNTTGLIILTNDGELFNKVIHPRAELYKQYYVKVLGEIKDSSLEMLRNGVKLEDGMTLPAIVKLIKREKGKSEVEISIREGRNRQVRRMFDSVNHPVITLKREKIGKISIGKLRLGEYRELTKEEINYLYSL
- the gatA gene encoding Asp-tRNA(Asn)/Glu-tRNA(Gln) amidotransferase subunit GatA; translation: MENLYKLTASEIKNKISKGEVKVEDVVRKTFERIEKIDGKVGSFVHLRKEKALEEAKKLDERIAKGEKVGALAGVPIAIKDNMVSDGDKITACSKILGNYTAIYDATAVKKLKEADAIIIGITNMDEFAMGSTTKTSAHHLTKNPWDSERVPGGSSGGAAASIASQEVYISLGSDTGGSIRQPASFCGVVGLKPTYGRVSRFGLIAFASSLDQIGPLAKSVEDIALCLNVISGSDEYDATVSSLEVPDYTQYLNQDIKGMKIGVPKEYFIDGINPGVKKVVEESLEKFKELGAEIVEVSLPHTKYAVPTYYVIAPAEASSNLARFDGVRYGYRSEDVKNVDDLYINSRSEGFGDEVKRRIMIGTYVLSAGFYDAYFKKAQKVRAMIKEDFDKVFEDVDIILTPVCPNIAFTLNDKKTPIELYLEDIFTISANLAGIPGLSIPAGKSQGMPVGIQLLGRAFGEGDLLKAGSAFEKIRGEWKLPELD